The nucleotide window CTTCTTTAAAATAATCTAATTGCCCGATAAGGGTGCCTTGCTCAGCTAAAATATTGCCATAGTCATTCCAGAAATCGGATGAGTTCCCTTTAAAACAGGAGGCTGCTCTTAACTTTAATAACGCTTGATTATAGTCGCAAGGCTCCCCGCTTAATTTAGCTTTCCGGTAAAGGGATAGCCCCCATTTATAGAAAAGGGCAGTCTCTTTATCCTCATCGAATTTGAGATCACGACACATTTTTAAAGCGGTTTCAAATTTCTTTTGAGCTTCATGAAAAAGTTTTGGATCTTGGCAAAGTTCTGAAAAAATCGTTTCGGCAAAAGCCGAAAAGACCCAGGCTTCATAAAAATTAGGGTCGAGTGTCAATGCTTTTTGATAATAGCGGCAAGCTGACTTTAAATTTCTAAGACTTTTCCCCATTTCTATATAGGAATTGCCAAGTTTAAAGAAAATTTTCGCACTATTCGGGGCAGCTTTTGCAGCTAATTTGAAATTTTTTGAAGCGGCAGTCTGATCGCCTTTTGCCGCTAAGTCATTTCCTTGCAAAACAAAAAGGATCGCTAAAAGCTCCTTTTCATTGAAGCTCATCCCCTTCCAGCTTTCAGGTTCGCGGAAAGAGTCCAGGCTGCTAAATTGCTTTTCGCTTAAGATTTTTTCAAAAAGGTTTAAATAAGGAGTTTTTTCCATGAGCCAATCAGTGCAAGGTTGATTAGTATTAGCGTCTTATGAATTATTACTTATCATAAAGAAAAGTTTATTTAAATTAAAGGAAAGCCATAACGTTTCTAAAAAGCTTTTAGTTTTTTAAGCTTGCAGATTCTGATTTTGAAAGGAAAAGCCTATGGCCTAACCATTTCAAGAACATTACTATTTTTGTGTTGTTTAATTGTTCCAAGCACACTAAGGCAAGAGTGCTTGTTTTAAAACGTCAAAAATCTTAATATGACCCCTTATTGTTTTGGTTTACCCGAGAAGACGTTCTTTAATGAATCCAAATTTCGAGGTAACTAATTTATTTAAAAGCTCTCGCAATCAATGACATGAAATGGAGTCGATCATGAGAAACCGGTCTCTTCGAATCTTAGCCTCTCTCGCTTTTTATCTACCACTAACCAGCTCGCTTCAGGGTGCTTTGGATACGCAAACTAACACCCAATCAAATTTGCAAATGCAAAAACAGGCGAAACTACCTTTTTCTCCTTTTACAGGTAAGGTAACCAAAAATAAAGTCCGCATTCGTCTCTCCCCGCAGCTTGACAGTTCTATCGTTAAAGAACTATCTCAGGGAGACCTCGTCTTGGTAAACGGGGAAGAGGAAGATTTTTACGCCATTAAACCTCCTGAAAATACCAAAGGCTACATCTTTAGGACTTTTGTTTTGGATGGCGTAATTGAAGGGAACCGTGTGAACGTCAGACTTGACCCGAGCACTGAAAGTCCGGTTATTGCCCAATTGACTTCAGGCGATAAAGTAACTGGCAAGGTCAGCCCTTTGAATAATAAATGGTACGAAATTAAGCTTCCTGAGACAGCGCAATTTTTTGTAAGCCGCGATTACATTCAAAAAGTTGGCGATGCTAATTTAATGGCGACTTTGCAAAGAAAGCAAGTGGAAGTCAACTCCCGCCTTGAGAAAGCCTACCTTGATGGCAAAGAAGCTTTAAAAGGGCCTTTTCCGGATATCAGCTACAGCTTAATCTCCAACCAATATGACTCTATCATCCGCGATTTTCCGGAATTTGAAGAGCAAAAGGCTAGAGCGAAAGAACTTTTTGCAGGATTTAAGGACGAATATTTGAAAAAGAAGATAGAATATCTTGAGTCCCACTCTGATTCTATACGACATGCAGAAGACCTGAAAAAAGAAAAAAGCCACCTCGAAGTAAAGCTTAAAGAGCAAGAAAAGAGGCTTCAGGAACTTCAACAAAAAGTCACTTATGACGCTTTCTCTAATAACAGCAGCAGCACCATTCCTTTATGGGTTCCTGTAGAACAAGGGTATTATGCCGCATGGGCTGAAAGAAATGGACACGGGCCTATGTCTTCTTTTTATAGAGAAGAGTTGGATCGCGCCATCGAACTTAAAGGAACGATTGAGCCTTATACCCGTAATGTAAAAAATAAGCCTGGGGATTATCTTCTTGTGAGCTCAAACGGCAGACCCATAGCGTTCCTCTATAGTACGCTTGTGAATTTGCAAGATTATGTAGGGACGGAAGTTTCTATAAAAGCCGCTTCAAGACCGAATTTCGATTTCGCCTTCCCTGCCTATTTTGTGTTGGGAGCTCAATAACACTTTTAAGAAATTCCCGGCAAACCGGGAATTTCTTTATGTCTATCTATTCCAATTCTTTTTTAGAGACCGGCGCATCATCAAGGACAAGCTCTATTCCCCCGACATGCGGGGCGATTAGATTATAGATCCAGCAATATATCGCAGTGCAAAGATACGAGAAAATGAGATAAAAGATAGGAATACCGAAAAAGAAGCTCGTATCCCCCTCCCCGAAGAAAAGACCAAAAAGAGCGATAGGAATGCAAAAAAGGGCTGAGATCACAAAAGCTACAAGGGCAGTTACTTTGCTCGCCGCATGAATTGGAATTTTCCGAATTTGTTTTCGCATGTTTGACCTTTATCAAGAAAATAAATAACTTGTTCATACAAAAGGGCGTTTTCCACCCCTAATTTTAATTAACCTTATTTGGATTTTTAACTCAAGCGTTAGCCATTTCGATTGTTAAAAAAAAGGTTTGTAACGACAAGAAGATTTTTTACTAAAGGTTTAAAAGATCGGGCGTTAAAGATTCTTTTTCACCTTCCTTAACCGGAGATGCAATCGATTCTATAGGGACGATATTTTGACCTTTTTCTTGGTTTAAAGCCTGATCTTCCTCAACAAGTTTATTAGCCCTTTGCCAAGCGAGCTGAGTATGGCGATTGGGGTACCTTGGGTCAAAAGGAAAAAGATTTTCCTCGCCCATTTCATAGCCGAT belongs to Criblamydia sequanensis CRIB-18 and includes:
- a CDS encoding SH3 domain-containing protein; the protein is MRNRSLRILASLAFYLPLTSSLQGALDTQTNTQSNLQMQKQAKLPFSPFTGKVTKNKVRIRLSPQLDSSIVKELSQGDLVLVNGEEEDFYAIKPPENTKGYIFRTFVLDGVIEGNRVNVRLDPSTESPVIAQLTSGDKVTGKVSPLNNKWYEIKLPETAQFFVSRDYIQKVGDANLMATLQRKQVEVNSRLEKAYLDGKEALKGPFPDISYSLISNQYDSIIRDFPEFEEQKARAKELFAGFKDEYLKKKIEYLESHSDSIRHAEDLKKEKSHLEVKLKEQEKRLQELQQKVTYDAFSNNSSSTIPLWVPVEQGYYAAWAERNGHGPMSSFYREELDRAIELKGTIEPYTRNVKNKPGDYLLVSSNGRPIAFLYSTLVNLQDYVGTEVSIKAASRPNFDFAFPAYFVLGAQ